In a genomic window of Verrucomicrobiota bacterium:
- a CDS encoding tetratricopeptide repeat protein: protein MGNGRVRAFFMQRSVKICGKELYWAMHSVSRSLHWARILGFRPATGSQSTLAWPLDWCHILGCQKESMSSLQDQYDEAMYAFSKGSYDESIARLKSILAEDPEQFDAQLSLGMAYYRKGDYASAIVEGHKAEKLRPKEQLVHTNLSLFYMKSGDKKTAEHHGLQARIASWRESSPTSASAPSDAELAMVQPKPPPVKLPGKFPEMPWKKKPPVGATGTNTDD, encoded by the coding sequence ATGGGGAACGGGAGGGTTCGCGCTTTCTTCATGCAGCGTTCCGTCAAAATCTGTGGAAAGGAGCTTTATTGGGCAATGCATTCTGTGTCTCGATCTCTTCATTGGGCCAGGATTCTGGGGTTTCGACCGGCTACGGGGTCCCAGTCCACACTTGCGTGGCCGTTAGACTGGTGCCATATCCTTGGTTGTCAAAAGGAATCTATGTCGAGTTTGCAGGACCAATACGACGAAGCGATGTACGCCTTCAGCAAGGGCAGTTACGATGAATCGATTGCCAGGCTGAAATCGATCCTTGCTGAGGATCCTGAACAATTCGACGCCCAACTCTCACTGGGAATGGCCTACTATCGAAAAGGAGACTACGCCTCCGCAATTGTTGAAGGCCACAAGGCCGAGAAGCTCCGCCCCAAAGAGCAGCTCGTGCACACGAACCTGTCGCTGTTTTACATGAAAAGCGGCGACAAGAAGACCGCAGAACACCACGGGCTGCAGGCCCGAATCGCGTCCTGGAGAGAATCCAGCCCAACGTCCGCTTCAGCACCGTCCGACGCAGAACTGGCAATGGTTCAACCCAAACCTCCGCCTGTCAAGTTGCCGGGGAAATTTCCGGAAATGCCCTGGAAGAAGAAGCCTCCAGTGGGCGCCACGGGCACAAACACCGACGATTGA
- a CDS encoding NUDIX hydrolase yields MIQPWPSLHASIAGDFRIFKIRQETKRSPRTELCQDFFILDCANWVNVIALTTDDHLVMVEQYRHGSKTVELEVPGGVIDPEDVSPMSAAARELREETGYAGDGPLMLGQVFPNPAIMSNTCYTVLIQNCWLQHQRALDHGEDLITRLVPVREIENLIASGRIRHAMVVVALRFFELWRRGSLVR; encoded by the coding sequence ATGATTCAGCCCTGGCCATCCCTTCATGCATCCATTGCCGGTGATTTCAGGATTTTCAAAATCAGGCAAGAGACCAAGCGCTCTCCTCGAACGGAACTCTGCCAGGATTTTTTCATCCTCGACTGCGCAAACTGGGTGAATGTGATCGCCCTGACGACCGACGACCATCTGGTGATGGTGGAGCAATATCGGCACGGCTCAAAAACGGTCGAACTGGAAGTCCCGGGAGGCGTGATCGACCCTGAAGACGTTTCTCCGATGTCCGCTGCCGCGCGTGAACTCCGCGAGGAAACCGGTTATGCCGGTGATGGGCCGTTGATGTTAGGCCAGGTGTTTCCGAATCCAGCCATCATGAGCAACACGTGTTACACGGTCCTGATCCAGAACTGCTGGCTGCAACACCAGAGGGCTCTGGATCACGGCGAGGATTTGATCACTCGCTTGGTGCCGGTTCGCGAGATCGAGAATTTGATCGCTTCCGGGAGAATCCGCCACGCGATGGTGGTCGTGGCTCTGCGGTTTTTTGAACTCTGGCGGAGGGGTTCGCTGGTCAGGTGA